The Amblyomma americanum isolate KBUSLIRL-KWMA chromosome 2, ASM5285725v1, whole genome shotgun sequence genome contains the following window.
acgttaaagaacccctggtggtcgaaatttccggagcccttcactacagcgtctctcatagccttagtcgctttgggacgttaaacccctataaaccaaaccaaaccactcgACAGATACAATCTTACCGCCGTACGCTTAATATCCATTATTCATCTTTAATGCCGTGAATGACGTCGCAGAATACAGAAATTTTTACCGGTTTTCTATATTTGTTTACACTCTTTTTGCAGAGATAGTCCGCTTATCAGCGCAAATTGTGTCGCATCTCACCAAACCAGTTCTCAAGCGGTCATCCTGGTATGTGTTCTAAATGTGGCATCTCAATATTGACCATTTGCTTTTTCTTCAAGTCACTTTAACGTCACCCTGACGAAGTCTCATTAGCTATGAACTCATCGAACTTTTGCACGCTCTCAAAActattcctttttgttttcttccgcCATCGTTTAGATACCTACTTCTCATTTGGAGTCCCCAGATCAGGACGCTTGAGGTACTTTAAGGAAGTATTAATGAATGTGGCGCAATTCTTTTGATCGACACTTTATCGCACCATTCTTCGCGGCGCATGAGTTGTATACACATCGAATGTTCCTTTTAGAAAGACGAAGCATCACCTACCTGCTTTCTCATTGTTGCTTCCTTACGCCTTGTAACCGTGAAACCCGTCAGGCGATCGTAATGGAATGTGGCCGCTTTCGATTTCTGCAGGAACGTAGTAAAGAAGACGCATTAAGAGGAGCCTGTCTCTACATCCATCGACAGGGCAATTCCTATTGCAGGTACTGGCAGTCTTGAAGCCTTGACATCAAGTATACCACGCCATCCCCGGAACCCCCTTATAAGTTATCAAACGATAGCTTATAATGAGAAGGCATCAAAAGAAAGCAATCGGTAATGGCTTACCATTACTGATTAAATATCTCTTGTGCAGATTTCACTGCACAGAGGGAAATGTTCTGAACTGCGTCCTGTTTTGCTTTATTTGAAAGCTAATATGCTTATACCTAAGAGCAACgttcagttgggctagttggtttagatgcatcttttgtaaaacaccgcgaacaacgtcggacaagaacaaaaaGGACAAGGGACGAGCGCtgccgtgtccttcttgttcttgtgcaacgtttttcgcgctgttttaaaaAAGACGCTTATACCTACCTAATGAAGTTTTAAAACAGGAGGTTGCATGCTACCTTTCATTTTAACACGTGTTGCACGGCACAGTAGTCGTAGCGCCTGCCAGGTTGGAGAACACGAGCTTGGTGAAAAGCTGTGTATTTACATAACTCCACCGATTCGCCGTTTAAGTGGCGTCTGAGGCATCGTAGTGAACGACCACTACGATGGAGCCTGCGGCGTTGTGTGCAAATCATCACATGGTATTTCGGAAACTTTGAACAGCGTTCGCTGAGCTAAAAATATTCCTGAGAGGTTTTAAAGCGATAACGTTAAATAACGTTACAAGGCTCAtcggagaaaaagaaaatatctttGCGGCGTCCTGCAACTTTTATAATATTACCTGGCTGGTCGACAAGGTGTATGGCGTCACGTGACCACGTGACATGGCCGAGTCGACAGGTGCGCCGGATACATCACGTGGCCGAGCCCGGTATCAAGCTCGGTAAGGTCAATTTACAAACGCAGTGAAGGCGCAGCTCGAATATGTTCTAGGACCAATCACCACGGGCATCAATCAGGTTGTGGAATTGAAGCGCCAAAGTGAAGTGTGTGGATGAATGCAAATAAGAGCACACCAATTCGGTATCCACAATTGTAATTTATAACCATTTCAAACACAATTCTCATTTCAAACACACATTTTCATTCGGGAGTTTTAGAACAGCAGACTCCAAGCATTGTCCCCCAAGAACTTTCAGGCACATGTTACGTGCACACAACGTAACGCACGCCCTGTGTCTTGGGATAACGTTAGTAGCGAGAGCTATAAGAGAGGTTTAGAATAGAGGTATCCTCTACGCAGCAGTGCAGGCTTAGGTTCGTCAACCGCAGCGCCATTACGGCGGAAAGAGAAATAAAGCATTAAAACTGAAtgcgtgaaaatgtttttttttaatatctggtCACGACTCAGGCCGCGTATAATGACCGCAACAAGCGCAACATTCAACGCACAATTTTGACTTTTTTTTCTAGAATATTTGCCGCCTGCAGCCCCATCTCGGCCGAAACGAGCAGAGGTAACTAGCGCAAATGtgattatttttcattttgtttgcgtCCAAATAAATGAAAATTATTGCATAAATAGAGAAAATTGTTTGGTTGTAgcatagttaaaccgagtagggcGTGCCAAAGCACTTCACGCAAAACCGGCACAAAGGCAACCGCATGTAAGATCAAGGTCATAGTTGAAGTTGTAAGGTCAAAGGTCGAAGTCAAAGGTTAACGTTTCGCACACACCGCGGGTTTTTCGCCTTTGCTACCTaagtagtgctttcacacaaacCATTTATGGCAACAGAATGCAAATTATTTTTGACCGCTAATTGGACCAAAATCGTTAACCTCTGAGAACCTCCCGAGctttgtgacgtcacgcagcgcgTCCTGGCTAAGTCTAGGAGCTCTGTATATACGGAAGTAATCTCAAATGTCGTGCGCTTCATCGCTAAAATTTAAGGGTGAGGGCAACTTCAGACAAAGCGAAGGCTTCCTGCACCTTTCGTTTGCCCTGAACATGAGACAAAGTAGTGGCAATGGCGAAACGCTCGTGAAGCAAGGAAGCCTCCCTTCgacggacgccgccatattgctTGAACTTAAAGCGGCGTTGGTGAGCACGCTATTTTGGTAAAATAGCATTCGCCGCAAACGCTAACCATAAAATCAAGGCGTGCCTTGCGTTCTGGGCATACGCATTTCGACGCCCGAATTTCTTCGGGCCCAAGGGTTGAGGCATCCTATTATAAAACGCCCTATTTCGCCGAAATAGCGCTCGCCTCAAAGCCGCTGTACGTTCAGGCAACATGTAAGCGTCCGTCGAACtggggcctctcgcttcaccaccgaTTCGTTGTCGCCGCTACTTTGTGTCTTACGTAAGGCGCACGAATCTTTCACTTTGCCTGAAGAGGACAAAACGCCAAAATTTTAGCATTGAAATACGCCAACCTTTAGGATTGCTTCTGAACCATCTAGTATTAGCGATTGCGCGTTGTCTGATGTTAGAAAGTGCGGGAGATCCGAAAAGAATAACGACATTTGTCCAAAAATTGATCAAAAAGAACTGAAATTCCACTAAGTATTTTATATTTATGCTGTAGTTTTAATTTATGTCGACATAAACAAACCGGAAAATCATTAAATTTGCGACAGTTAATAATGCGCGTTCCGGACGAGATGGCGCTGAAATTGGCAAACAATCGAAAAAAGGGTAAAAATTGCTCCTTTTATGTTGCGTTTGTTTGGGTATGATATGGGACGTTTGCTGCTGACAAGTAAGAGGAtacatgaaacaaaaatattttcatgtgtttctttttatttctcatttctCTCCTCGGCCATAATGCGTTGCACTGGATGAACCGAACGAAGTCTGGCGCCGCTGCACAGCGGAAACCCCTATTTTAAGTCACCTTTGTACGTGTCCGTGTCTTTGGGGCTCCATATTTTGTTAGCACCCAGTACTCTAAAGCTCTCTGTTTTCATGGATGTCAGGTTTCGTGCAGACGGGAGTGTGGAACCTCAACCCTCGCACGCCCGCGCGAGGGCCTTCTCTGCCTTACCGCCAGCCAATGCGTTCGTCTTCCGCAAATTATGGATTGCTATAGCCTGCCCATTTGTCTGGCAATGAATGCTCTTATGTGATGGCTCGAAATCTCACAGACTTTCACGATGGAAAGGACACCCAGCCCATACAAAAATGACGTTTTTAATCATTTTCACTCTCCTCTCTACTTCTCCGATCTCCTTCGTTCATGTAAACCGGATGGACAGCATCACGCTTTGATGACTCTGTCTTGGCAGCTATCCTCAGCCTGGCATATATGCTCCAGATAAGTTCTTACAAAATCATCCGAGAAGTGCACGTCCGTCCTCTACTCTGCATCAAGCACAATGTCCCTCCCACGGTTCTCTTCGGGTCGTTGCCAACTCCTCTGGCCTCGTCTTGATGCTCCGGGTATTCCCGCTACCTCAGTCCTAAATCCGAATCCTGAAAGACACGGCTGACGAGCGCAACCTTTGTGAGCAATGATTTCTATTCTCCAGAACGGACTCGCTGTGGCTGTCAGCCCTGAGCTcttgaaataaggactccacctgGAACTTACCATGGCATGTTTGATCCGCAAAATATTCGCCTCACTCTGTTCACTGGTCACGGAGTGTCAACTGGGAAAATTTGATTCTGCAGTGGACTGCCTTTTAATTCCTTTAGTTTTTCCGTTTGCGCATTTCAGTGTTGCTCTCTCTATATCCTTGCAATTATATGTATTCCCCTTCCTTAGCACGATGCCCCCCTGGAGGCCTATAAGGTAGATTTAAATAAATATATCAATAAAATATACCTGGTCTTCTTTTGAACTGTTTACGGATTATTTTTTTTACGCCCTGCGGCGACACATATCTCCGTGCGGTCTAAGCAGGTGGATTGtgcagcaaggcggacattatgtacgtgatagagcTGAGTGATGAAATGATTAAATAACTAAAATTAAGTAATCAACTTTTTTTACTGTTTTACTGCCAACATTAAATTAcgaaattgaaggctgtcaacataGAAACTGAGTCCACTTTCTAAATTTTCTTCATCGGCAGTGCATTTTAGAACATTTAACTTCAAAAATACACATTTTCTAGCTTGTAAGTTTGGCTTCCCGCAGTACACGTTTTTAAAATGGCGTTGCTTAGCGTAGGATTGTTGCGGAAATCCAGTGAACTGCTTCGACGCCATAAAATACACAAACTGCTTCTGTATTTTCTATATTACAAATGCCAGCAACACCATTTTCAAAAATGTGCTTTGCGCGAAGCCAACTTTTCTGGCCAAAAAATGCGCATTTTTGAATTTAAATATTTCGAACTGCATTGCCAATAAAGAAAATTAAGAAACTGGACTTAGCTTTTATGTTGACGGCCTTCCATTCCTTAATATAATGTTGGCCCCTAAAGGCAACACTAAAGAGCTGATTAGTTAATTTTAATATTGAATTATTTAATAAGTGAGCTCTATCATGCATATAATGTACGCCTTGCTGCACAGTCCAGCTGCgcagaccgcaccgacgtatctctcgcaGAGTTTAAAATAACGATCTCTAAAGAGTTAAAAAGCAAAGCCGGTGAAgttctttcatttatttaccttaaGGGCCCTTTCGGGGATAACATaggtggggggaagggggggggggcgttgcctTATATAGAAGCCTACAATACCTCTGAAGTGTTGAATATGATTCTAGTGCTCATGACGGTCGTCGTTAGTAAAGTATTAGTGAACAAACCATATTTGCAAAAAGCAACCAGGCCTCCGCAACCACACAAACAGCTGTCTGGTGGTCCAGCGTTGACGCAGCGGTCACCTGCCCTCGTTGGTGGCTTAGAGACTTGCGATATGAGAACCGCTAATATCCGTGTCCTTCTCAGGATAATTCTGAAATGAATTACGCATCCACCTTGTACGCGGGAGGTGCAAGGTTCGATCCCCTGGGCCACTGGGTACCCAGCGGTGGTACAGTAGGCGCAATCTTTTCCTTCGCCCATTGCTCGGTTCTTCTCGGGTTAAATAACTGGGAAATTTGTCTCGGACTGCATCTTGTGAAAAATAACTACCTTGTGCCTTTGCGGTTGCCCTTATTAATGGGGCGGCCCTTTCTCCATTAATCATCTTCAAAATTAAAGTTATGCAACCTATGACAATTTTTATCCCCTCCTTATGTTTTAACAACCCCCTTTtacatttttcattcatttatatCTCCGTTTTTCTTATCTTCTAGCATAAGTTTTCCTTATCTTCTAGCCGCCTGGATGCTTAGACAAAGTCGGTACATTGTCAAGACAAATTAGATGGCTAGCAACCACTGTACACTGCTCTCTGGAATGAACGTGCACAAAACAGGCGACTGCCACACAGCATTAAGGACGACGAAGGAAAAGTTACTGGACAACTCTCTACACTACTGGAATTCTTCTGCACTTGCTCTAAGTTCAGCGCATGAAAATTTCAACACACTTGGTAATGCCCGGGAAAAGGAATGGATTTGACATTGTTCAATCGGACAGCGCTAACGTGAACAACTCTGTTAGACTTCGCGCTGCCCGATTCAACATGAAATTGGTATCAACTAGCCTTAATCGTCCGCATTATATATTAATTTTCGGACGAGTCTACAGTTGGCTTTGTTCAAACGCTTTTCTCGTCCAAGATAGCAAGACCTTCATTTCGCAAATTAAACAAATTTCATGTCGCCTTGTCCCGATAAGCAGTGCCACTGAGCGCAAAGGGCTGCTTTACTCGTAGCTAGCGTACAGCTGGATGCAACGTACGGAACTGGTTCCAAAGGCGAAGCACACGGCGACACCGATGAGCAGCACGACCACGATGGAGAACATGATGACGTTATTCCCCTCGACGCGTTTTTTCCACGTGGCGAAGTGAACGTCTGGCTCAGCAGGCTCTTCGTATGCCCGGGGTGGGCTCCTCAGCTTGAGCACGTATACGGGCCTGGGAGAGATGAAAACTGTCTTTCAACCTAGTCTTATGCGGTAGCTTCCCACGCATTATTCATCAATGCCCACATATTCAGGCCGAAAGCACTACTGCAGgtgtaccaaccccgagcaaggaTCTTGTTTTGCGCACCGCAAGAATCTTGTCTTCTCCACTGTGTTATCCACCACTGAGCAAGAATTTTTGTCTTGTCTTGTGccccgaactaacccgagcttactccGGTTACTCGGATAAGCTAGGGTTAGTTCGGAGGCTCGTTGcgaaagctgcagccaatgggagccaGATGGCAGTTAAAATATTCATTGATCACGGCAGGCTGTTCAGGatgagcaacatgggtcgcacaatccctgcCGGTGGCTGTAATAGAAACAGACACCGCTGCGCCATTGCGCCGGTAGTTGCACGTGGACTCGCCGCTACGTCTGAATAAATGTAGAGAATAATCAATtctgtatatatgggcattaatcgaGGAAAGCCCTTAAGGCCTAGCCCAATTAATTAATTAAGGCCTGAGCCCAGCGGAAGTGATATCGTGTGGCGTGCATTTGAAGCACGCATTCTGTGAGAAATCGAACGACTATTTTTCTGGAATGCCCGCTTTTTTAATTAATTGTAGCCTAAGTGCTCCTTACTTTCAAACGTGTACTTGGCTTAACCACGTCAAACGCCTACCAATTTTTTGATACCCCCGAAATGCCTTTCTTTAGTATAAGTCCGAAACAACTTTCTAGCTTTGCCGCCTATTAAAACTGAACAATTTCACGAACATTTAAATGGCTGTTAATTCATTTTCTGTGTTCATGCTAGCAGCCACGCTGCGATAACAATACATAAGAAATAATGATATGTAACATCAGTGTGCTGGCTACCCTGCGTGCCATGGCTCTCGGCTGCGTCGAAGCTTTGCGGTAATTCTTCAGCTTCATCTATTTTGCCGGTTTAAGACTGTAGCTACGGCGTGTGCCACATCAGTGACAGAAAGCGACCGATTTCGATCAGGGACGCCCCTGTCCGACTCGAAACTGAcggatgaaaaagaagaaagggaacaTATGAAAAAGCGGGCATTCCAGAAAAATAGTCGTTCGATTTCTCACAGAATGCGTGCTTCAAATGCACGCCACACGATATCACTTCCGCTGGGCTCAAACCTCCATTCGATTTCCTCGCACTTAGAGCTCAGTAAGCTACTGCACCAGCAAGTATTGTCAGAAGTGCAACAAGATCATAAATTAACAAATGACATTTCGTAATTGCGCATCTACAAGTACACTCCAGAAACAGCCTAGGGCACACATTTCAGGAGTTGCCGAATAGGTTTGATAGCAAGAGCTTTATGGAGGGGAAAGATTTTCTCTAAAGACGAAGCTGAAAGTGTGCTAAAGTAGTTAAGGGCACTCTTGTGTAAGCTTCCTACCATTTGTTTATGCGGACATATCAGTCCTATAACTATGTACCAGGGCAGCACGTCATCACAACCGTGAGCCGAAACAGTGCTGCAATTGAAATAAAAGAGCGTCTGCTTCGCCTCAAGACCTTCCCAAGTACAGAGGCAAGCGTCCAGTAAAAGGTCCTCCGAGACTGGCTAGTAATGCCAGTTTCTAGTTACCGTATACATGGCGCATCGCGTCTCCATCGTTCTTATTCTAAGTGATGCGACAGAAAGAGGCACCCTGATGTGCTTGTATATCACGTCTGA
Protein-coding sequences here:
- the LOC144119291 gene encoding uncharacterized protein LOC144119291 gives rise to the protein MNCSASAMKVARMWMRNKNKTSTTDGPVYVLKLRSPPRAYEEPAEPDVHFATWKKRVEGNNVIMFSIVVVLLIGVAVCFAFGTSSKSKAATFHYDRLTGFTVTRRKEATMRKQNAQETHVITKRTLTSSKTLKDGLGNESTQSDRDPMASPYTEKNTSSTAVPEDGTGHL